Proteins found in one Epinephelus fuscoguttatus linkage group LG4, E.fuscoguttatus.final_Chr_v1 genomic segment:
- the LOC125887019 gene encoding E3 ubiquitin-protein ligase TRIM21-like isoform X1, producing the protein MSAASCLLSEDQFLCSICLDVFTDPVSTPCGHNFCKTCITEQWNINVPYQCPNCKKVFNTRPELQVNTFISEMAAQFRQSAQQKASSSSSEQQVSKPGEVPCDVCTGTKLKALKSCLVCLESYCETHLEPHLTRSGLKRHQLIDPVENLEGRMCLKHDKLLELFCKTDQMCVCVLCTVLDHKTHDVVPLREEYEGKKAELGKTEAEIQQMIQKRRLKIEEIKHSVELSEEDADREIADGVQVFTALKESVKRRQAELMDTIKEKQRKTEKQAEGFIKELEQEISELKKRSTEVEQLSRSEDHLHLLQSFMSLNTAPPTKDWTEVSVRPPSYEGTVRRAVSQLEETLSKQMKKLFEVELKRVQQSAVDVTLDPDTAHPELILSDDGKQVETGDVKKNLPNNPERFDYFVDVLAKQSFSSGRFYYEVQVKGKTGWNLGVARESINRKGQITASPQNGYWMISLRNDNKYYARSDPDILLSLKSRPEKVGVFVDYEEGLVSFYDVDAAALIYSFTGCSFTEKLYPYFSPCPNYGGKNSAPLIISPVNQARRRSLIRGIVF; encoded by the coding sequence ATGTCTGCTGCCAGCTGTCTGCTGAGTGAAGATCAGTTTCTGtgctccatctgtctggatGTGTTCACTGATCCAGTCAGCACACCATGTGGACACAACTTCTGTAAAACCTGCATCACTGAACAATGGAATATTAATGTCCCCTATCAGTGTCCAAACTGTAAGAAGGTTTTCAACACCAGACCTGAGCTGCAGGTCAACACCTTCATCTCTGAGATGGCTGCTCAGTTCAGACAGTCAGCTCAACagaaagccagcagcagcagctcagagcaaCAAGTTTCCAAACCAGGAGAAGTTCCCTGTGACGTCTGCACTGGAACCAAACTGAAGGCCCTGAAGTCCTGCCTGGTGTGTCTGGAATCCTACTGTGAGACTCACCTGGAGCCTCATCTGACAAGATCAGGCCTGAAAAGACATCAGCTGATCGACCCTGTGGAGAACCTGGAAGGCAGGATGTGTCTGAAGCACGATAAACTGCTGGAGCTGTTCTGTAAGACCGACCAGATGTGTGTCTGCGTGCTCTGCACTGTTTTAGACCACAAGACACATGATGTTGTTCCTCTGAGAGAAGAATATGAAGGGAAGAAGGCCGAGCTGGGGAAGACAGAGGCTGAAATTCAGCAGATGATCCAGAAGAGACGACTGAAGATTGAGGAGATCAAACACTCAGTGGAGCTCAGTGAGGaagatgcagacagagagatagcagatggtgttcaggtcttcaccgCTCTGAAGGAGTCTGTTAAGAGAAGGCAGGCCGAGCTCATGGACACGatcaaagagaagcagagaaagacagagaaacaggctgAAGGCTTCATCAAAGAGCTGGAACAGGAAATCTCTGAGCTGAAGAAGAGGAGCACTGAGGTGGAGCAGCTCTCACGCTCTGAagaccacctccacctcctccaaagCTTCATGTCCCTGAACACTGCTCCGCCCACCAAGGACTGGACAGAGGTCAGCGTCCGTCCACCTTCATATGAGGGGACTGTGAGGAGAGCTGTGAGTCAGCTGGAGGAGACGCTCAGTAAACAGATGAAGAAGCTGTTTGAGGTCGAGCTGAAGAGGGTCCAGCAGTCTGCAGTGGATGTGACACTCGATCCTGATACAGCACATCCTGAACTCATCCTGTCTGATGATGGAAAACAAGTTGAAACTGGTGATGTAAAGAAGAATCTCCCAAACAATCCAGAGagatttgattattttgttgatGTCTTAGCAAAGCAGAGTTTCTCTTCAGGAAGATTTTATTATGAGGTTCAGGTTAAAGGGAAGACTGGGTGGAATTTAGGAGTGGCCAGAGAGTCAATCAACAGGAAGGGACAGATCACAGCGAGTCCTCAGAATGGTTACTGGATGATATCTTTGAGGAATGACAACAAGTACTATGCTCGTTCAGACCCTGATATCCTTCTCTCTCTGAAGTCTCGGCCTGAGAAGGTGGGGGTGTTTGTGGATTATGAGGAGGGTCTGGTCTCCTTTTATGATGTTGATGCTGCAGCTCTTATCTACTCCTTTACTGGCTGCtccttcactgagaaactctaCCCATACTTCAGTCCCTGTCCTAACTATGGTGGTAAAAACTCTGCCCCTCTGATCATCTCACCTGTCAATCAAGCACGTAGGAGAAGTTTGATCAGAGGAATTGTATTTTAA